CAGATTTCATTCTTGATCCAGATAATGCAGACGTGTTGGGGGCAAAAATTCTTGTTGTGGAGGTATTTCGTTATTACCTGTCGCTTTACAGCTAAACTCTCAGTTTGAAACGTGTGACAGTTTGTTTATGGCACTACTAACAGAAACTAGAAAGCTTACTTAGAAACATGTCCCATTCCCACTGCTGAATGTTTTATTTTCTGTAGACTGTAGTCATTCCCCTTTATGATTTTGATAGTGAAACGTGCTCTATGAATTTCAGAGTACTTTTCTAGACGATTCCATTTCGGTTGAGCATGCAAGAGAATATGGGCACACACACACTTATCTGAGGTACTATTAAGCTGTTTTTTGGGATGTTCCACACTAGTTTGTTTAACTTCCAAAATGTCAAATACTAGTATTTACGGTGAAGTTTATTTTTGGCAACACAGATAGCAAGCCAGTCTGACAAGCTCGGAAACAAAGCTATTCTACTCATTCACTTTTCTGCTCGTTATACTACAGAGGTGGGCTGACATCTAACCATTGTTTCAATTCTATCTACTGGAATACCATGGCCAGCTTCATTTTTCTATGTTATTCAACTCCATTTTGATTACTATTTTCCTATTACGTATATCCTAACCCCATTCGTATCCCATTCGTATTTATGATGCTTTGTTTCCACATGGCTATCCATGTTTCTGCTCTAATGAGCTTCTCCAAGCTTTTTCTACTCTAAAAATTATACTTCTGACGAAAAAATACATGTTAATTTTCTTGCTGTTATTTTGTTCTCTTGGAAATTCGCCTATTTGTTTTGCATTCATTGCGACTAAGCCATTTGATTCTATGGCCCTTTTAAGAAGACTTTCTTTGACTGAAACTAAATCTCATTAGATATGATTGCTTCTATTTGCAGGAAATCGATGCAGCAATAAACAGATTGCCACCGTCTTTCCGAAGCAGAATTTATGCATTGAAGGAAGGCTTCTAAAGAAACATGAACCGACAAATCCGCAATGAAATTTTCTGGATGGAATCAGCGAAGTTTTCCTAATTGGATTGCATGGGTATCTTCACTAGAAATCTTTTTGCTATGTGTACTCTGATGCTGCTGCAGCAATCATCTGAAGATTTGTGAGGAACCTTCTAGTTTTCAGTAGCCAATGCCTGTTTCACTCATGATGTTTGGAACAATGGAATAGTGAAATGTTTAACAACCCATGTTAGCAGCATttactttatttcttttttcttcagaATCAGTTAGCTTCTTTCTGCACATTAACAATTTATATTACATGAATACCATGTGAATTTCTTTGCGACGTTCAATAACGCAAACTGAGCAATAGCTCAGTGGTGTGGCGGGTTGAGAGGCCTCGCTATGCTTACTGGCTCGTGGCTGCGTGTGTCGCTGGCCCAGGCTACGGTGCCTATGCCAGCCCAAGTTCGATTTGGCCCAAGCATGGGCTAGGGTTCGGCCGTTCGGGATAAGATCGATCGATAAGCTTAGTCCATGGATCTCCGTGTACCTTCGAAACACCCCAAAGGGAAATTTAATACCTCATGAATGAAATCGACTCTATTCTAGAGacattctcctttttttttgacgTGTCGACGCTTCATTCCTTCAATGGCCTACGCCGGCCCGGGTGATGTATAGCATGGGCTTTTTTTTTTACAGCGTCAGCCAAAAACTACATTGCGAAGTAAATAGAGCACCATGTTAATCGGTGCTAATTATATACTCCATCCATCCTATAAAAAGTGTATGTTTGAGAAAAATCATATAAAGAATGGGCATGGGCCAGAGTTCGGCCGTTCGGGATAAGATCCATCGTGCATCTCCGTATACCTTGGAAACAACCAAAGGGAAATTCAATACCTCATGAATGAAATCGACTCTATTCTAGAGacattctctctcttttttttgacgtGTCAGCGTCAGCTAAAAACTACATTGCCAAGTAAAATAGAGCATCATGTTGTGCCCAGGATCTGTGCTAATTATATACTCCCTCGATCCCATAAAAAAAATGTAATTCTGTGTTTGAAAAAATCATATAAAGAATGCAATCCTAGAAATTGAATATCAACTATCTATATAATTAAGTAGTTAGATTTGATTTGCAAGCTAAAATGAATTGCATGTGCCCAACAAATAAGGACATGAAAATCTTTTTACGCCACCACTGAtctatttgaaaaataaaataggcTTATTGCACTTTTCATAGGAGGCAAGGAGCTAAGAAGTATTTATATACATGTGAAAAAACACATTATTAGTACTACCAATCAAGGTATACTAGAAGCTAAAAACGTTGTCCAAAAAAGGGTGGCGCGTTATAATCGTGGTCCAAGAGACGAGGCAGTAGCTTTCACCGTTTCACCGCGTTGCACCTTTGTGAACAATGGACGGAATTACGTTTTGATTTGTGCTCTCACTTGTACGTGTTTCCTGATCTCTACAACGCATAACCAAAATAATGACAGACACGTACAGGACAATGGCCCGGTGCCTAAAGCCTCTGTCGGTACCGGCTGGCATTTTTGGTCAAAAAATCTATCAAACCTGAGAAGAggcccgcgcacgcgcacgtcACATGATTTTTTTACGCAAAATACGAACAATCTCACCTGCGCTCAGATCAGTctcattgcacagtttgatgGCAAAATTACCAATACTTAGGTGAGTGTCACTACTAGAGAAAATGAAGgactttggtaccggttttgtGACTGGTATTGCGAAACCAAAACCAAATGTGGGCGCCTAGGACACTGGGCCTAAAATCTCCTACCGAGTGGTATTTTTGGTCAAAAAATATATTAAGGGGAAGAGGCCCATGCACGCTCACGTGCGGTGGCCGAGATTCGAACCCATGAGCCCTTGCCTCACACGCACATCCTTTATTATCTCACTTACACAACACTTGTAATAAGAAgagatgtatttttttttgaagtaacccatgaAGGATCGtccggtaccaaaggctagaCATATCTTTTTCATCCACCTCAAAAGTACTGGGAGGAAGTACTCGGTATGCTAGAATTAGTACCGGACTACCGGGTCATTTTCTTTGCAGTATTTTTGGAGGGGACCTTTGACATGTTTTTCAGTAGTGTGTACTAGCTGAGTTTTATGAGGATaaatttctctctttttctataAAACTTCCTCCTTTTCTCACCATATCTTCAAAATTAATGATTCCGTATAGAATTTAATATAATGCAACAGTCAGCTTGCTCGACTGCATCAATAATCGCGAGCATGACCGTGCACACAGAAACCGAGGCACCGTAAGTACGCTCTTCTGACGACTTGTCCCAAATTGCATCAGATGGTCCGCACGTCAGAGGTCAGGAGCATCCCATGTAAGCATGTCAGCACTCGGGGAGCACCCCCAATGTGCAATCTGGAGATCGCCAGCTCTATGATTGAACATTGGCGCATAAAAGGGACCTCCTCCAGGGATCCTACCATACCACCAGTTCGACCAGCAGCAAGCTACGCTCATCAGCAGATTCGATCGAGCAGCCATGGGGGATTACGCTGCCCTGGTCgcactcgccgtcgccgtcgcctgcGCGGTAATGGCGTCCGCCGcgacgccggcgcgcgcgcagcAGTGCGGGCAGCACGCGGGGGGCATGCTGTGGCTGGGGCCGCTGCGGCCTGGGCGCCGACTACTGCGGCGCTGGGTGCCAGAGCGGGGCCTGCTGCCCGAGGCCGCGTGCCCCGGCAACCTCTGCTGCGACGCGCGCGGCGTCTGCGGCCTCGGCGTCGAGTACTGCGGCGCCGGGGGAGAGACGCCGCCGGCAACGTCACGTGCGGtcaaggttttaaatagcggaCTATGGTAAATAACGGTGTATTCTTTTTCGAGGCTAAAAAGCTATAGCGGACTATGACAAATAGTAGTTTACTACTAAACtatgaaaaatataaataatagaTGCACAAAAACATAGTAATTAGCGAAtttcataaatataaatatatttctaggGCTACGAAAACATTACTTAAGTTGACAGTACAACAAAAttcatacaatcaaatattcaattGTCCAAAAGACCAAAATAATAGCACAACTAAGTATAAGGCTATAGCGATGCTAAAGCTACGCCATTTAGCGCAGCTATAGCGCAATTTAGCCTCCATAACTACTATAACAGTATAAATACAAATAGCGTAGCAGAGACTCTCTGGAAAAAGACTACTATTTAAAACCATGCGtgcggcgccaccgccggctgGCGGGCCTGCCCCGGCAACCTCTGCTGCGGCCACTTCGGGCGCTGCGGCCTCGGCGTCGAGTTCTGCGGCGACGGCTGCCACAGCAGCGCGTGCTGCGAGCAGCGCTGCGGGTGGCAGGCGGGCGGCGACGCCTGCACCAACGGCTACTGCTGCGGCCGGAACGGGTActgcggcctcggcggcgactaCTGCGGCGCCGGATGCCAGAGCGGCCAGTGCCTCCACgccggcggtggagcggcggcccGTGCCGTGGGAGAGCTCCTCAACCGGACGGCTTCTGCTGCTGGAACCAAGGCGTCATTGCCGCAGTAGTCCATCCGCCTTGTGCCATGGGCCATGGCGTGTGTGCGTTCAAATAAATTCATccaacaatgcatatgcatggaTATTGTTGGGAGGGGAGCACACGTATGTCCATCTTGCTGATGAAATAAATTCATCCAACTTGCTGATGAAATGGCGACTAATCACCAGCTGAGCCCGATCTGCTCCTTCCCCTAcataagaaaggcaaaggcctcACCGAACAGGTTTCCTGGCTGGAAGTTCACTAGTATTTGCAATGGATCATTCATGTTTCACAGGATTTTCATATGGCAAACTGAACTCCATCTTTCCCATTTTCATCGGTGTCGCGGACGGGGTCGGCGGGTACCGTCGCCACGGCGTGGACGCCGGCGCCTTCGCTCGGCGGCTCATGGCGAGCGCTCTGGCGAAGGTGGAGCTGGCGGCCAGGGCCGGCAAGGCCCGTCGCCTCCGACCGGAGGGCGTGCTGGAGAGGGCGTACGATCGAGTCCATGGTCATCAAGGGCACGCCGGGGCGCGTTCACGGCCGTCGTTCTGTCGCTCCACCGCTCGACTCTCAGGTGGGCATACATCGGCGACAGCGCCTTCGCCGTGCTCCGGGGCGGCAGGATGGGGCACTgctcggcggcgcagcagcgccGCTTCAATTGCCCGTACCAGCTGAACTCCGGCGACGACGGAGACAGCCTCGCCGAGGCGGAGGTCGGCGGCATGCCGGTGGAGGACGGCGACGTCGTGGTGGCCGGGACGGACGGTCTGTTCGACAACGTGCACGATATACAGGTGCTGGAGTTCCGTGGAGTGTGGAGGATCGTCATGCTGTTCTTGGTGGGCCAGAGAAGCTTGGTGCCCAGGCCATACAGGTAGCATGCCATGCGCAAAAGTTTTTTTCTCAGGCAGATCAGCGcaaggaagaagaacaacaaccatCGCTCGTCCAGCCTCTTTGGCATGTGATTAAGTTGCAGCTGCAGCACACGCATCTGAATCTTTCAGTTTAATTTTGTGACGAACTAAATGATCTGAACGAATGCATAATTGTTCATGCCGATGACAGGTTCAGAATTGTGAGTGTGGACTTGTCCGTGAATCCTTCTTCTACCACAATTCAGAGCTGCCATGAACCGTCCGAGAGGTAGCTGCCGCCGGCATCGCTCGATCCGGTCTGGCGCGGAAATGAGCAGCAACGAATATGGATCAGCAAACAAAACAAGAGTCAGGATGAAAACAGCATCTCATATGGGCACGGGTAGGGCACAGACTAGGGGCAGGGCCAGGACGGGCTGAGACCCAGAACAACAATTATTTGCTTAAGATTCGTACAATTTTATAGAGAGGACCACCTGAGCAAAATTGTCAAATTATAGGTTGTTCTATCCAACAACTAAGGTTTAAAATCTCCGGCTAAGCCTCTTAGCTGATATCCTCTGCAATCAGTAAGTGCAGCTATAGCCGGAGATAGCTACGGCTAAGAGATTTAGctgtttttataaaaataagaagaaaaaaagctTGTAGCCACATTCACCGCTGCTTGCCCGCCGAGGATATATATCGCTCGGGCTACAATTCTTGCATCCGTTGCCTGAACAAATTGGCATGCGTCTGTGGTCTAATTCGGCCCAACATTGTATTCCAGTTTGTTACCGCAGCCCAATATAATATCACATGTGCTACGCTATCTGCTGCATGGGTCAGGTTGTCGCTAATCCGTTCAGGCCGAACACACTCTGTCACGGTCGAACTCACCTTGCCAGCTTGATAGTGACATGTAAGAAGGCGCCTCGTGTTCTTTTGTTTTTCTATTCCGtgtttttttctctttcctctTTTTATTCCGTTATTACTCGTCTcttgtttcttcttttatttttctattcttatctttttcttatgtgTTTTTTCCTCTTGTGATTCCGTTTGTGGTTTCTTTTTCTCTGTTTATTTTCGCCTTCTAGCTACATTCTTTTTTAAATTCATTTCGTAAACTTTATAACCTacttttaatttctttttttcccttatttacttatttaatttttcttacaTTATACAAGTggatattattatttattttataattcgtattattcatttttatttttataataattttGATATTCCTAATCGATTGTTTGGATATGGAAATCTAGCGATCCCTAGTATACACGAGATTgcttttgaaataaaaattgtTGTCTCTTCATACATTATATTTCTTATAGTACTGAAAGAAATACTTTTAGTGCAATTTGAATTTTTTCAAAAGatcaaattttattattttatgaTATATTTATCTGTTCcatttaatactataaattGTTCGCATGAGAAATATGTATTATAAATTGTTCATATTTAATATATACTAATTTATTTGTATTACACACTTATAATTCGGTGTATGAAATAATTCATATCCTTTATATGCTAACTTGTTTAGCAAGCGTATATATGGTTATAATAATTATTTCTTGCGATGTAGATGCATTTGTTTATGTAAAATTATTTTACTACACgtaactaatttgttcgcaGTATCTAATCATTTGTTCGCTTTGTGGATTAAATTGTTCGGTGATATTGATTCATTTGTTCGTGATACTTATTTCTATTATTTATCCTTTAGAATTAAATGTTcgtgatgtttaatattttgttcgtagcaaattattatttgttcattatgTTTCAACTTTTTGTTTAtagaaataattatttgttcgtgttgttaaaatatttattcctAGTAGCcagaattaattatttagtatttttagaaaatgttttttaaatatcatgcaaacataggtatgtgtggtcttgttttgaagatcttagcCTAAGAAATACAATGGTgaaatccaaatttaatttggatgcttGATTTATTACTTGTtgctttttaaaattttgaatttgcatGCATGAGCGTGATATCACATCTTGTACTATGCATGCACGGAATCTCTGCACACATGCTTTTTGAAAACCATCCGCACTAGCAATTGGTCTAGTTATAGCCCAAAATACCATTTGCACCCACGGTCTTCCTCTTCAGGCGATGGTTCCCAAAATCATCGCTTGCAGCGATGCATAATCGCACCCCTGCTTGCCGCCTCTGTTGCCGCCAAAGCTCGTATAGTGAGTGCCCTCAAACGGCGGTGGTTTCAACATACTCGCAAAGCCAACAGAGGAAAATTGCCTATAATCacatttttggattgttagaaatctaggcaatttcatGTTTAATTTATTCCATAAATATGACGCAAGCAAGAAATACATAAATATGATATCATATATGTGCTTATCAAACAAATTCATCATTAAAGACATCATGAATATGAAACTAGTGCTAACCAGCAATGCATGACATGTAGAATCTCTCAAATAAAGCATGTCGATCACAGTGTTTACGCTAATCACAAAGATTGCAACTTTGAGAATAAGATCAGCATACCCAGCGGCAGTGCCGGAAGCACCCGAAAGCGACATGGTGCTTTGTTGATGTAATCGTCCCGCTCGATGCCGTGCAGATATGTTGCAGTGCCGATCGTCCGCTCGATGTCGTGCCGCCAGGAACAGGAACGAAAGCCGCCAACATCGGGAACAGGAACGGAAGCGAGTAGTCGTGCCGCCGTCGACACTCCCCAAAAACGTGATTGCCGTCCTCACCCGAGCAGGTGAACCCAGCGGACGGAGACGTTCCAGAGGCCTACTCTTCCATCTCGTGTGCGCGCAAGAGACGGAACGGGAAGAACTCAAAGTGTTGCTGGATTGTGGTGATTGCCAGAGAGAAATTTTAACTGAAGGAACCCTCTTCGATTTATATCAAAGAAGGGAGGAAAGCGAGGAGTCGTGCTGCTGGAGGCGGAAGGCCATGGGCCTCTAGTCGTGCAATGGAGTGCCGGTAGAGTAAGGGAGAAGACAAGAAACTCCTATCATCAAACCTTTGATTGCCACTAATTTTGGTAACTCCCAACTCAAGGTGAGCAAATGGCAAAAATAAAGCCACGTCCGTCCACCATCCACCAGCCACGCCACGGTTCAATTTCTCAAATTAACCGGTCATTTAATGTGCAATATTGTCACAGCTCAAAATAACCAATCATTTAATGACCATAGAGTTTTATTGATTTATTAAAtattaatgggccaagcccattataTCTAACACAGCCATGGGGGATTACGCTGCCCtggccgcgctcgccgtcgccgtcgcctgcGCGCTAATGGCGTCCGCCGcgacgccggcgcgcgcgcagcAGTGCGGGCAGCACGCGGGGGGCATGCTGTGCCCGAACAACCTCTGCTGCAGCCGGTCGGGCCGCTGCGGCCTGGGCGCCGACTACTGCGGCGCTGGGTGCCAGAGCGGGGCCTGCTGCCCGAGGCCGCGTGCCCCGGCAACCTCTGCTGCGACGCGCGCGGCGTCTGCGGCCTCGGCGTCGAGTACTGCGGCGCCGGGGAGAGACGCCGCCGGCAACGTCACGTGCGGCCacggttttaaatagcgggctatgatAAGTCAGTACTCACGTGCGGCCACGGTTTTAAACAGCAGGCTATGGTAAATAACGGCGTATTTTTTTTAGGCTAAAAAGCTATAGCGGACTATGACAAATAGTGGTTTActattaaatcatgaaaaatacaaATAATAGATGCACAAAAACATAGTAATTAACGAAtttcataaatataaatatatttctaggGCTGCGGGAACATTACTTAAGTTGACAGTACAACAAAAttcatacaatcaaatattcaattGTCAAAAAGACCAAAATAATAGCACTGAACTAAGTATAAGGCTATAGCGATGCTAAAGCTACACCATTTAGCACAGCTATAGCACAATTTAGCCTCCATAACTACTATAACAGTATAAATACAAATAGCGTAGTGGAGACTCTCCGGAAAAAAAACTACTATTTAAAACCATGCGtgcggcgccaccgccggctgGCGGGCCTGCCCCGGCAACCTCTGCTGCGGCCACTTCGGGCGCTGCAGCCTCGGCGTCGAGTTCTGCGGCGACGGCTGCCACAGCGGCGCGTGCTGCGAGCAGCGCTGCGGGTGGCAGGCGGGCGGCGACGCCTGCACCAACGGCTACTGCTGCGGCCGGAACGGGTActgcggcctcggcggcgactaCTGCGGCACCGGATGCCAGAGCGGCCAGTGCCTCCACgccggcggtggagcggcggcccGTGCCGTTGGAGAGCTCCTCAACCGGACGGCTTCTGCTGCTGGAACCAAGGCGTCATTGCCGCAGTAGTCCATCCGCCTTGTGCCATGGGCCATGGCGTGTGTGCGTTCAAATAAATTCATCCAACAATTCATATGCATGGATATTGTTGGGAGGGGAGCACACGTATGTCCATCTTGCTGATGAAATAAATTCATCCAACTTGCTGATGAAATGGTGACTAATCACCAGCTGAGCCCGATCTGCTCCTTCCCCTAcataagaaaggcaaaggcctcACCGAACAGGTTTCCTGGCTGGAAGTTCACTAGTATTTGCAATGGATTTCATGTTTCACAGGATTTTCATATGGCAAACTGAACTCCATCTTTCCCATTTTCATCGGTGTCGCGGACGGGTACCGTCGCCACGGTGTGGACGCCGGCGCCTTCGCTCGGCGGCTCATGGCGAGCGCTCTGGCGAAGGTGGAGCTGGCGGCCAGGGCCAGCAaggcccgtcgcctccgcccgGAGGGCGTGCTGGAGAGGGCGTACGATCGAGTCCATGGTCATCAAGGGCACGCCGGGGGCGTTCACGGCCGTCGTTCTGTCGCTCCGCTCGACTCTCAGGTGGGCATACATCGGCGACAGCGCCTTCGCCGTGCTCCGGGGCGGCAGGATGGTGCACTgctcggcggcgcagcagcgccGCTTCAATTGCCCGTACCAGCTGAACTCCGGCGACGACGGAGACAGCCTCGCCGAGGCGGAGGTCGGCGGCATGCCGGTGGACGACGGCGACGTCGTGGTGGCCGGGACGGACGGTCTGTTCGACAACGTGCACGACATACAGGTGCTGGAGTTCCGTGGAGTGTGGAGGATCGTCATGCTGTTCTTGGTGGGCTAGAGAAGCTTGGTGCCCAGGCCATACAGGTAGCATGCCATGcgcaaaagttttttttctcaGGCAGATCAGCGcaaggaagaagaacaacaaccacCGCTCGTCCAACCTCTTTGGCATGTGATTAAGTTGCAGCTGCAGCACACGCATCTGAATCTTTCAGTTTAATTTTATGACGAACTAAATGATCTGAACGAATGCATAATTGTTCATGCCGATGACAGGTTCAGAATTGTGAGTGTGGACTTGTCCGTGAATTCTTCTTCTACCACAATTCAGAGCTGCCATGAACCGTCCGAGAGGTAGCTGCCGCCGGCATCGCTCGATCCGGTCTGGCGCGGAAATGAGCAGCAACGAATATCGATCAGCAAACAAAACAAGAGTCAGGATGAAAACAACATCTCATATGGGCACGGGTAGGGCACAGACTAGGGGCAGGGCCAGGACGGGCTGAGACCCAGAACAACAATTATTTGCTTAAGATTCGTACAATTTTATAGAGAGGACCACCCGAGCAAAATTGTCAAATTATAGGTTGTTCTATCCAACGACCAAGGTTTAAAATCTCCGGCTAAGTCTCTTAGCTGCTATTCTCTGCAATCAGTAAGTGCGGTTATAGCCGGATATTGGGATCTttgcttcttagatgcccagacagggagcatgaacagtaggAAAGAAGACAATGAAAGCAGATGCCGAACTCTCCAATAATaatcagaaaattcaaccctttacactgtggagagagggggctatttatacccctagcccctCGGCCAGggtttcctaaattgccccctcccaactcatttacagctcactcttaGCCGGTTCctgggtaaaattacaaggtgagaggttcACAAATCCGATCTTCTCACGTATTCgggaggtgtacaaatccgaccttctcacatatTCACGTTTTACTCACATGTCTACAATCGACGAAGGTTACAACAACCTTCGGGTACCTCCGGTAGTTTGAGCCATGAAGGTTCCATGAACGAGCAATCAGTCGTCATCTTCGCTCCCGGCGGTGATCTCTTTTCCCGAAGGTCTTGGCCTTCGAGCTTATGCTTCCAGGTAGCCGTTTGTCACCTTCGCCCCCGAAGGTGAGAACCGAAGGTCTTGCTCTTAGACCTTTTGCTCCCGACCGGTGGTTTGTTTCCTTTGCCCACCGAAGGTTGTCACCGAAGGTCTTAGTCTTTaagcttgtgcttctgagtgaTCCTTCGTCACCTTCAGGTACGCTTACCCTCCTCTCGTTGGAGCCCTGCAAAagagttagggagcatttccgagggtaGGAGCTTGTCCcggaggtccaatccccaacaccGGAGATAGCTACGGCTAAGAGATTTAGctgtttttataaaaataagaaaaaaaaagcttgtAGCCACATTCACCGCTGCTTGCCCGCCGAGGATATATATCGCTCGGGCTACAATTCTTGCATCCGTTGCCTGAACAAATTGGCATGCGTCTGTGGTCTAATTCGGCCCAACATTGTATTCCAGTTTGTTACCGCAGCCCAATATAATATCACATGTGCTACGCTATCTGCTGCATGGGTCAGGTTGTCGCTAATCCGTTCAGGCCGAACACACTCTGTCACGGTCGAACTCACCTTGCCAGCTTGATAGTGACATGTAAGAAGGCGCCTCGTGTTCTTTTGTTTTTCTATTCCGtgtttttttctctttcctctttttgttccgtTATTACTTGTCTCTTGTttcttctttcatttttctattcttatctttttcttatgtgTTTTTTCCTCTTGTGATTCCGTTTGTGGTTTCTTTTTCTCtgtttattttcaccttctagcTACATTCTTTTTTAAATTCATTTCGTAAACTTTATAACCTACTTTTAATTTCTAATTTTTCC
This window of the Panicum virgatum strain AP13 chromosome 1K, P.virgatum_v5, whole genome shotgun sequence genome carries:
- the LOC120697082 gene encoding chitinase 7-like, which codes for MGDYAALVALAVAVACAVMASAATPARAQQCGQHAGGMLWLGPLRPGRRLLRRWVPERGLLPEAACPGNLCCDARGVCGLGVEYCGAGGETPPATSRAVKVLNSGLW
- the LOC120653029 gene encoding putative protein phosphatase 2C 24, which gives rise to MDHSCFTGFSYGKLNSIFPIFIGVADGVGGYRRHGVDAGAFARRLMASALAKVELAARAGKARRLRPEGVLERAWAYIGDSAFAVLRGGRMGHCSAAQQRRFNCPYQLNSGDDGDSLAEAEVGGMPVEDGDVVVAGTDGLFDNVHDIQVLEFRGVWRIVMLFLVGQRSLVPRPYR
- the LOC120653046 gene encoding lectin-like — encoded protein: MGDYAALAALAVAVACALMASAATPARAQQCGQHAGGMLCPNNLCCSRSGRCGLGADYCGAGCQSGACCPRPRAPATSAATRAASAASASSTAAPGRDAAGNVTCGHGGATAGWRACPGNLCCGHFGRCSLGVEFCGDGCHSGACCEQRCGWQAGGDACTNGYCCGRNGYCGLGGDYCGTGCQSGQCLHAGGGAAARAVGELLNRTASAAGTKASLPQ